DNA from Gemmatimonadaceae bacterium:
AACATGCGGTCGCGGTGGACGGACTTCCTCACGACCGACGGCGAAAAGTCTGATCGACACCGAGACACCGAGTTCGAGATACCGGCGAACCTCACACGCGCCGATGTTCTGCGCTGGTGGGACGACGGCTGGCGCTACGTGTTTGCGGCCCTGGACACCCTGACCGCCGACCACCTGACGCACACGGTGACCATTCGCGGGCAGGAGCTCTCGGTCATGGCCGCCGTGCTTCGACAACTGGACCACTACGGCCAGCACGTGGGCCAGATTGTCCTGCTCGC
Protein-coding regions in this window:
- a CDS encoding DUF1572 family protein codes for the protein MSPAPVPFLTECTAIFQKQKLLAERAMAQVSDGDLFATLDPDANSIALIVRHMHGNMRSRWTDFLTTDGEKSDRHRDTEFEIPANLTRADVLRWWDDGWRYVFAALDTLTADHLTHTVTIRGQELSVMAAVLRQLDHYGQHVGQIVLLAKHSRGAAWESLSIPRGKSEEYLRR